In one Chitinophaga sancti genomic region, the following are encoded:
- a CDS encoding integrase core domain-containing protein, translating into MDFMTDSLVDGRGFRLLNVIDDYNRESLWIEIDTSLPSLRVIRVLEKIVEMRGKPQKIRVNNGPEFISDQFQQWCRERNIQLQFIQPGKPVQNAFIERNNGSLRRELLDAYHFFTLAEIRLMAEEWKDDYNRSRPHQALGFVPPLEFFCK; encoded by the coding sequence ATGGATTTTATGACCGATAGCCTGGTTGATGGAAGAGGTTTTCGATTGTTGAATGTTATTGATGATTATAACCGGGAGTCGTTGTGGATTGAAATAGATACATCATTACCAAGCCTCAGAGTTATCCGGGTACTGGAAAAGATAGTTGAAATGCGAGGTAAGCCACAAAAGATAAGAGTGAACAATGGCCCAGAGTTCATCAGCGATCAGTTTCAGCAGTGGTGTCGTGAAAGAAATATTCAGTTACAGTTTATACAGCCAGGAAAACCAGTTCAAAATGCCTTTATTGAACGTAATAATGGCTCACTAAGAAGAGAGCTACTGGATGCATATCATTTTTTCACACTAGCAGAAATACGGCTAATGGCAGAAGAGTGGAAAGATGATTATAATAGATCCAGACCTCATCAGGCGCTTGGATTTGTTCCTCCGCTGGAATTCTTCTGTAAATAA